The uncultured Carboxylicivirga sp. genomic interval ATGGAAAGTTTAAATCAGCTGTTGAACCATACATGTTGAAAGGAATGAGTGAGCCAGCTCGTTTGCAAACCGAAGTTTATCTAAACTCAATTTGGGATCATGTAAAAGGGAAAATTGCCGAAAGTCGGGGCGTCGATGCTTCATCAATTGATGCTTTAGCTGATCAAATGCCTATGATGAGAGATCCTCAGTTATTGGTTGATAACAAGCTTATTGATGGATTAAAATATAAAGATGAATTTATTGATGAGTTGAAAACTCTTACTGATACCGATGCTAAAGATGATTTAAACACAGTTACAAGTAGCAAGTATGCTAAAGCAATTGTACCTAATGAATCAAAAGGTTTTGCTCGCGATAAAATCGCTGTTATCTATGCACAGGGAGGTATTGATGATGGCAGTAGTAATGGTATTGTGTCCGAAGATTTATCCAAAACTATTCGTAAAGCTCGTCGCGATAGTTCGATAAAAGCAATTGTACTTCGTGTTAATTCGCCAGGTGGATCTGCACTAGGTTCCGAAATTATATGGAGAGAAGTGGAGTTGACAAGTAAAGTTAAACCATTAATTGTTTCAATGGGTGATGTAGCTGCTTCAGGAGGATATTATATTTCATGTGCTGCAGATAAAATTGTTGCGGGGCCAACTACTATAACTGGTTCGATTGGTATTTTTGGTATGATACCTAATGCAGAAGGATTAACTGATAAGATTGGATTAACTTTTGACGGTGTTAAAACCAATAAGTTCTCAGATATGCCAAGTGTTACTCGACCATTTCGTAAAGAAGAAAAAGATATAATGCAGGCATATATCGAGCGCGGCTATGACATTTTTATTGGAAGATGTGCTGATGGAAGAGGAACTTCAAAAGAAGCTATTGACGAAATTGGTCAAGGCCGAGTTTGGAGTGGTGATAATGCCAAGGGAATTAATTTGGTTGATGAGTTCGGAGGTTTAAATAAAGCTATTGAGGTCGCTAAAGAGGCTGCCGGATTAGAAAAGTATCGATTACAAGAGCTGCCAGAAATAGAGGATCCATTTACAACATTTATGAAAGGATTAAGTGGCGAGGCCAAAATGTTTATTGGTAAATCAATAATGGGTGATGACTTTAAATATCTCGAAACCATTGAAGCCCTTAAAAACGGTGCTCAGATTCAAGCTCGTTTACCATACGATATTACAATTCGATAATTAGTAGAGGAAGAAATTGCCTTATTTATTCGATCTCTTCCTAATAAAATACCATTAATGCAGATTAGAAAGGTTCTTTACCCATTTAGCTTACTATATGGGGCCGTAACTACTGTACGCAATAAGCTTTTCGACTGGAATATTTTACCATCGGAGAAGTACGATATTCCAATAATATCTGTTGGTAATATAACTGTAGGAGGAACCGGTAAAACACCTTTTACTGAGTATTTGATTCGTTTGCTTAATAATGAATACCAATTATCGCTTTTAAGTAGAGGTTACAAACGTAAAACAAAAGGGGCCTTATTGGCAACGGATAAAAGTGAGGCTACTGATATTGGCGATGAGCCTTATCAGATTAAAAGGAAGTTCTCCTTTGTCGATGTTGTTGTTGCCGAAAAGAGGATAGAAGGAATGGAATTAATCAAGACTGCTACTAAAGCAGATGTAGTTTTGATGGATGATGCATATCAACATCGTTATGTTACGCCCGGATTATCTGTTTTGGTAATTGACTATAATCGCCCTCTTTGGAGGGATATGCCTTTTCCGGCAGGTAATTTAAGAGAGACAAAAGGAGGTCAAAAACGAG includes:
- the sppA gene encoding signal peptide peptidase SppA; protein product: MVKFFKYLLATFVGGIVAAIFLVLIFIGIISSIAASSDNDTKITENSILVLNLEGPISDRIIDNPFNDLMSEISGSTAPEGLNRILANIDKAKRDENISGIVLETGLMSAGFATIEEIRNALIDFKTTGKFVYSFAPVYSQKGYYLASVCDKLYLNPGGMVELNGLYSERTFYKGTLDKLGVEMQIVKHGKFKSAVEPYMLKGMSEPARLQTEVYLNSIWDHVKGKIAESRGVDASSIDALADQMPMMRDPQLLVDNKLIDGLKYKDEFIDELKTLTDTDAKDDLNTVTSSKYAKAIVPNESKGFARDKIAVIYAQGGIDDGSSNGIVSEDLSKTIRKARRDSSIKAIVLRVNSPGGSALGSEIIWREVELTSKVKPLIVSMGDVAASGGYYISCAADKIVAGPTTITGSIGIFGMIPNAEGLTDKIGLTFDGVKTNKFSDMPSVTRPFRKEEKDIMQAYIERGYDIFIGRCADGRGTSKEAIDEIGQGRVWSGDNAKGINLVDEFGGLNKAIEVAKEAAGLEKYRLQELPEIEDPFTTFMKGLSGEAKMFIGKSIMGDDFKYLETIEALKNGAQIQARLPYDITIR
- the lpxK gene encoding tetraacyldisaccharide 4'-kinase, whose product is MQIRKVLYPFSLLYGAVTTVRNKLFDWNILPSEKYDIPIISVGNITVGGTGKTPFTEYLIRLLNNEYQLSLLSRGYKRKTKGALLATDKSEATDIGDEPYQIKRKFSFVDVVVAEKRIEGMELIKTATKADVVLMDDAYQHRYVTPGLSVLVIDYNRPLWRDMPFPAGNLRETKGGQKRADVILVNKCPLTMSNEERKKWIKKLKLVSGQQVFFSAITYGAIVDNKGKDVELMNQKVLALAGIARPEPFFSYLKSKFRVTKELIYPDHHAFDENDIENIKKELQSLGKDGIIISTEKDCTRLYGIDEEIDQHLVYVPIQLKILFEEEKLLELIIRNYVRDYQKNS